From one Motacilla alba alba isolate MOTALB_02 chromosome 8, Motacilla_alba_V1.0_pri, whole genome shotgun sequence genomic stretch:
- the LOC119703758 gene encoding myomegalin-like isoform X4 — translation MKENCRICGRELCGNQRRWIFHTAAKLNLQVLLSHVLGRELCRDGRSEFACSKCAFMLDRIYRFDTVIARIEALSIERLQKLLLEKDRLKFCIASMYRRNNDDSSSEDRAGEGTVDLSNLPDARYAALLQEDFAYSGFEYWMDQEEHGLEPHSCHGSEGPGSRPRRCRGCAALRVADADYEAICKVPRKVARSISCGLSSRWSASVGNEESSVCDVAESTSSRVAVDGDSMEEGTPASSLESLDTTVEASPPQQKDEDADKGVKGNGKCDDFSDDRMTPSSSLSGNRLELALNLIKTLDYKPLQSPRGSRLPIPVKSSLPPPKLSHDLADGSASAGLACASSAFLNTDRKSFSRAPLGLPLEISELQELWDDLCEDYMPLRVQNLQDERQQAAPGSAAAGEHVSDVRAAELQGKLQHSEAANKLLQEKLNELNFELKSVQETSQRQDRTIQSLNEALKSKESKTEELYHIIEGQNETMAKLRDMLHRNQLGQLQVSESPLSPQEQQMSPLDLQNALFCTKLEVQKLKRAQRQKEHQLAEAKRATQLLETTVHEEEQQKEATWKHNQELRAVVQQLQAELQDKAQQLQTLEWEKSRELQAQEQRVQRLTQQLAHKEQLLQESRELLQCQQSLEKSPAAVNAMLEKLQQRVSDRDAALERAVDEKFCALEKKEQELQQLRVSMRERGSDLERLRSVLCSNEATIHSLESLLKAKTLELEQVSATCQNLRWLKEETEAKSGSRQKEQEGIIQQLQTCLHDRNKEVEELTATLLCKLGPGQSEVAEELCLRLQHKEKMLQDLLRDRNRQTMEHDAEIRELLQALSAKEQQSRVAAEKMAQALAERSRELQLLRQHVLGKDPVGTQSAGARPLKQDKQPIQEVLRRAYGATVIAGSPQEDSSCRTEGVTMSAAELEKDLVNAKEELELMAKKERESRRELTALQSVLATQEEELQVQASDIESLTRTIQVKEDLIKDLQMQLVDPEEIPAMERLTQEVLVLREKVAVAESQGQEATGNRRQQQLLLMLEGLVAERNRLNEALQAERQLYGSLVKFHTHPDSAARDHALQVELEGVHELRGQLEEALGRSLECLSRLETQGAIGGQAAGTHADASTNFTDSMKEEAARGSATQQSNPRARQENGGTERSTAPTVPERELRAEEELRELKAQLEEAGFSSVSHIRKAMLSLCLENAELKERMGEATSLLESGEQEEPGLGSPLAPEPRRLQRKSRGSLGERPAGGSGDGPGLPAERGAVPTKRPALEARAQDDMAKRPCPGSPGGGDGGHAEGSVPGGGWPGLGAELRSQVAQGQRQCQELQDKLAASEATVRAQAEQLEKYHVLLREPQTQQLSKQVQVDFQDLGYETCGRSETEADRDETTSPECEEPDVFSETSLAEELGSPCQPGMSRVGKTAQKTMALEDVEALHQHIQDLKAQLLNANKVIQSLQRRARSISVTSGYTSGAERPLPAPKALASPAHSLTDEDEGWQSDGHGTLCPPALRAHRDLQSLMHRVTLLEAQLPAAKRGAALPKELQSATWPGKYNSLIQAQARELSHLRQTLREGRGLSRSLAQHLRDALRSFEDLLRGTDIDYYLGQGFREQLAQGRHLAERLSDKLGIRDRQDGEDKTSHELLAQRLSRELQEKEKVIESLEVKLQERSESPGSSCPPSESSHSASSSSFTSEGLEPCSDGDAASEYSQCHEEPAQHTGLHFDSLSKPVSAPLPALVPGLSPFLPAGPPPPVAPPLLGCCGNSVCSLAEAQQELQVLRRQLGESVTLPMAPAKPTVPLGSFGEGGKAPASFCRHGALQGPAELPGATDTRGLWDVPPPGQLLYGALPPGYPSGQKLTGADLLEEHLLEIRNLRQRLEESICTNDQLREQLERRLASTGKGSGLPSDVYAQTPELGLQLSRENQALHEENRTLRLQRDQLSQELARVQETLVAACSRAREAEAELGQRRGKQRRLAEELSECQESVRQLRDERRSLQEDNNRLQHSVTLLQQQSEEQRLLLQTLRAELHVYESLPGPSAETRAEPHGADVLLRKSEGPKGAHVVGRLDTYRALEQHIVEGKALARELMCLTRPALGLPNCSLPGKEVKRGQHGAGSSWGPDPQRTVLDVAPEPRTSPEGCRDSRRQGASSPGNAAGSALLCRAEHGHSPGAAGWGCPGSTRSRTLLPQALGWTGTGQGHLWGSASTLHGILEECVSLLTAFWSTVLPVSPAQHQGKEQVLQGEIAALRARLCEREDALQSTARRLRSTAQLKDSMEQFIVSQLTRTHSVLRKARTNLEVKAQQALPVA, via the exons atgaAGGAAAACTGCCGGATCTGCGGCCGGGAGCTGTGCGGCAACCAGCGGCGATGGATCTTTCACACGGCGGCCAAGCTGAATCTCCAGGTGCTGCTCTCCCACgtcctgggcagggagctgtgccggGACGGCAGGTCCGAGTTCGCCTGCAGCAAGTGTGCCTTCATGCTGGACCGCATCTACAGGTTCGACACCGTCATCGCCCGCATCGAAGCCCTCTCCATCGAGCgcctgcagaagctgctgctggagaaggaccGTCTCAAGTTCTGCATCGCAAGCATGTACCGCAGGAACAACGACGACTCCAGCTcggaggacagggctggggaggggaccGTGGACCTTTCCAACCTGCCTGATGCACGGTACGCTGCCCTCCTGCAGGAGGACTTCGCTTACTCTGGGTTTGAGTACTGGATGGATCAGGAGGAGCACGGGCTGGAGCCGCACAGCTGCCATGGCTCCGAGGGGCCAGGGAGCcgcccgcggcgctgccggggctgtgctgccctgcgCGTGGCCGATGCCGACTATGAAGCCATCTGCAAAGTGCCCCGAAAGGTGGCCAGGAGCATCTCCTGCGGGCTGTCCAGCCGCTGGTCAGCCAGCGTGGGCAACGAGGAGTCGTCTGTGTGTGATGTGGCCGAGTCCACCAGCTCCAGGGTGGCTGTGGATGGGGACAGCATGGAAGAAGGCACACCCGCGTCCTCTCTCGAGTCTCTGGACACCACCGTGGAGGCCAGCCCTCCGCAGCAGAAGGATGAAGATGCAGATAAGGGGGTgaaagggaatgggaaatgTGACGATTTCTCGGATGATCGCATGACCCCGAGCTCTTCACTGAGCGGGAacaggctggagctggcccTCAATTTGATCAAGACTTTGGACTACAAACCCCTTCAGAGCCCCCGAGGCAGCCGACTACCTATTCCTGTGAAGTCCAGCTTGCCCCCTCCCAAGCTCAGCCATGACTTGGCAGATGGCAGTGCTTCTGCTGGCTTAGCATGTGCTAGTTCTGCCTTCCTgaacacagacagaaaatcGTTTTCCAGAGCTCCTTTGGGCCTTCCCCTGGAaatttcagagctgcaggagctgtgggatgaCCTCTGTGAGGATTATATGCCGCTGCGGGTACAG aatTTGCAGGATGAAcggcagcaggcagctccaggtAGCgctgcagcaggggagcacGTGTCCGATGTGcgtgcagcagagctgcagggcaaaCTCCAGCACTCTGAAGCTGCCAACAAG TTGTTACAAGAGAAGCTGAATGAATTGAATTTCGAATTAAAATCCGTTCAAGAAACGTCACAAAGGCAAGATCGTACAATCCAGAGTCTGAACGAGGCCTTGAAGAGCAAAGAGAGTAAG ACGGAGGAGCTGTACCACATCATCGAAGGGCAGAATGAGACCATGGCCAAGCTGCGGGACATGTTACACAGAaaccagctgggacagctgcag GTGTCAGAGAGCCCACTGTcaccccaggagcagcaaatgtCACCGCTCGATCTTCAGAACGCGCTTTTCTGCACCAAACTGGAGGTGCAGAAACTGAAGAGAGCTCAGCGCCAGAAGGAGCATCAGCTGGCTGAAGCCAAGAGAGCAACCCAGCTCCTGGAGACCACGGTCcatgaggaagagcagcagaaagaggCAACCTGGAAACACAATCAG GAGCTGCGTGCTGTGGTAcaacagctgcaggcagagctgcaggacaaggctcagcagctccagactTTGGAGTGGGAGAAAAGCCGTGAGCTGCAGGCCCAGGAGCAGAGAGTTCAGCGTTTGACTCAGCAGCTGGCTCACAAGGAGCAGCTTCTGCAG GAGTCCAGGGAGCTTCTGCAATGCCAGCAAAGCTTGGAGAAGAGCCCTGCAGCCGTGAATGCCATGTTGGAGAAACTGCAGCAGCGTGTCAGTGACAGGGATGCTGCTCTGGAG CGAGCAGTAGATGAGAAGTTCTGTGCCctggagaagaaggagcaggagctgcagcagctgcgcGTGTCCATGCGGGAGCGCGGCAGTGACCTGGAGAGGCTGCGCAGCGTCCTCTGCAGCAACGAGGCCACCATCCAC AGCCTGGAGAGCCTCCTGAAAGCCAAAACCCTGGAACTGGAGCAGGTCTCGGCAACCTGTCAAAACCTCCGCTGGCTCAAAGAGGAGACTGAGGCCAAAtctggcagcaggcagaaggagcaggaggggatCATCCAACAGCTGCAGACCTGCCTGCATGACCGGAACAAGGAAGTGGAG GAGCTTACAGCAACTCTGCTGTGCAAGCTGGGCCCCGGGCAGAGTGAGGtagcagaggagctgtgcctgcGTCTCCAGCACAAGGAGAAGATGCTGCAGGATCTCCTCAGAGACCGGAACCGTCAAACCATGGAGCACGATGCCGAAATtcgggagctgctgcaggctctgagcgccaaggagcagcagagcaga GTGGCTGCAGAGAAGATGGCACAGGCTTTGGCTGAAAGGAGCCGAGAGCTACAACTGCTGCGCCAGCACGTGTTGGGGAAGGACCCTGTTGGGACCCAGTCAGCTGGTGCCAGGCCATTGAAGCAGGACAAACAACCCATACAA GAGGTACTGCGAAGAGCTTATGGAGCTACAGTCATTGCTGGATCCCCACAGGaagacagcagctgcaggacagagggag TTACAAtgtcagcagcagaactggagaAGGATCTCGTCAATGCcaaagaggagctggagctaatggcaaagaaggaaagggaaagcagg cGGGAGctcactgctctgcagtctGTCCTGGCCAcgcaggaggaggagctgcaggtgcaggcCTCGGACATTGAGTCCTTGACCAGAACCATCCAGGTGAAAGAGGACCTCATCAAG GATCTGCAGATGCAGCTGGTGGATCCTGAAGAAATTCCAGCCATGGAAAGGCTGACCCAAGAAGTGCTGGTGCTTCGGGAGAAAGTGGCCGTAGCAGAGTCCCAAGGACAGGAGGCTACTGGAAACAGAAGGCAACAG CAGTTGTTACTGATGCTGGAAGGGCTGGTGGCTGAGAGGAATCGGTTAAATGAGGCTCTCcaggcagagaggcagctctATGGCAGCCTGGTGAAATTTCACACACACCCAGACAG CGCTGCGAGAGACCACGCCCTGCAGGTGGAGCTGGAAGGGGTCCACGAGCTGCGGGGACAGCTGGAAGAAGCTCTTGGAAGAAGCTTGGAGTGTTTGAGCAGGCTGGAGACACAGGGCGCCATAGGAG GTCAGGCCGCAGGTACACACGCCGATGCCAGCACCAACTTCACCGACAGCATGAAGGAGGAGGCAGCCCGTGGCTCGGCAACCCAGCAG AGCAACCCCCGGGCCCGCCAGGAGAATGGGGGCACCGAAAGGAGCACAGCACCCACCGTGCCCGAACGGGAGCTGCgggctgaggaggagctgcGGGAGCTGAAGGCGCAGCTGGAGGAAGCCGGCTTCTCCTCTGTCTCCCACATCAG GAAGGCGATGCTGAGCCTGTGCCTGGAAAACGCGGAGCTGAAAGAGCGGATGGGTGAAGCCACGTCGCTGCTGGAGAgcggggagcaggaggagccggggctgggcagccctCTGGCCCCTGAGCCCCGGAGGCTGCAGCGCAAGAGCCGCGGCTCCCTTGGGGAGCGCCCGGCCGGAGGCAGCGGGGATGGCCCAGGGCTCCCGGCAGAGAGGGGAGCTGTGCCCACCAAACGCCCAGCGCTGGAGGCTCGAGCCCAGGATGACATGGCCAAGagaccctgccctggcagcccgGGTGGAGGGGACGGGGGCCAC GCGGAGGGCTCGGTTCCCGGCGggggctggccagggctgggcgCAGAGCTGCGCTCCCAGGTGGCACAGGGCCaaaggcagtgccaggagctgcaggacaagCTCGCCGCCTCGGAGGCCACAGTGCGGGCACAAGCTGAGCAGCTAGAGAAATACCACGTCCTGCTCC GTGAACCTCAGACACAGCAACTCAGCAAGCAAGTGCAGGTGGACTTCCAGGACCTGGGCTATGAGACCTGTGGGCGCAGTGAGACCGAGGCTGACCGTGATGAGACCACCAGCCCTG agtGCGAGGAGCCAGATGTGTTCAGCGAGAccagcctggctgaggagctggggtCCCCGTGCCAGCCAGGGATGTCCAGAGTGGGCAAAACTGCCCAGAAAACCATGGCCCTGGAGGATGTGGAGGCCCTGCACCAGCACATCCAGGACCTCAAGGCCCAGCTGCTCAATGCCAACAAGGTGATCCAGAGCCTGCAGCGCCGTGCCCGCTCCATCTCTGTCACCAGTGGCTACACCTCGGGTGCTGAGCGGCCCCTGCCGGCTCCCAAGGCCTTGGCGtccccagcccacagcctgACGGACGAGGACGAGGGCTGGCAGTCGGATGGCCACGGCACGCTGTGCCCACCTGCCCTGCGGGCACACCGCGACCTGCAGAGCCTGATGCACCGCGTCACCCTGCTCGAGGCACAGCTGCCCGCGGCCAAGCGTGGAGCCGCCTTGCCCAAGGAGCTGCAGTCTGCCACTTGGCCAGG GAAATACAACTCTTTGATCCAGGCACAGGCTCGGGAGCTCTCCCACTTGCGGCAGACGCTGCGGGAGGGCCGCGGGCTGAGCCGCAGCCTGGCCCAGCACCTGCGGGATGCCCTGCGCTCCTTCGAGGACCTCCTTCGGGGCACTGACATCGACTACTACCTGGGCCAGGGCTTTCGGGagcagctggcccagggcaggcacCTGGCTGAGAGGCTCAGTGACAAGCTGGGCATCA GAGATCGACAAGACGGGGAGGATAAAACCAGTCATGAACTCCTGGCACAGAG GCTCAGCCGGGAGCttcaggagaaggagaaggtgaTTGAGAGCCTGGAGGTGAAGCTGCAGGAGCGCTCTGAGTCCCCAGGTAGCAGCTGCCCACCCTCGGAGTCATCCcactctgccagcagctcatcCTTCACCTCcgaggggctggagccctgctcCGATGGGGATGCAGCCAGCGAGTACAGCCAGTGCCACGAGGAGCCTGCCCAACACACAG GCCTTCACTTTGACTCCTTGTCCAAACCTGTTAGTGcccccctgcctgccctggtccccgggctgtcccccttcctccctgccgGGCCCCCTCCTCCTGTGGCCCCGCCACTCCTGGGCTGCTGCGGGAATTCTGTCTGCTCCctggctgaggcacagcaggaacTGCAGGTGCTCCGCAGGCAACTGGGAGAAA gtgtgacACTGCCCATGGCACCAGCAAAGCCCACAGTGCCACTGGGCTCCTTTGGAGAGGGCGGCAAAGCCCCAGCATCGTTCTGCCGACACGGAGCCCTGCAGGGCCCGGCTGAGCTCCCCGGGGCCACCGACACCCGCGGCCTCTGGGACGTGCCCCCGCCCGGCCAGCTGCTCTACGGGGCCCTGCCACCGGGGTACCCGTCTGGGCAGAAGCTGACAG gggcagaCCTGCTGGAGGAACACCTGCTGGAGATCCGCAACCTGCGCCAGCGCCTGGAGGAGTCCATCTGCACCAACGACCAGCTCCGGGAGCAGCTGGAGCGCCGCCTGGCCTCCACCGGCAAGGGCAGCG GATTGCCCAGTGATGTCTATGCCCAGACAccggagctggggctgcagctgagcagggagaaCCAGGCTCTGCACGAGGAAAACCGGACCCTGCGGCTCCAACGTGACCAGCTCTCCCAAG agctggcacGGGTGCAGGAGACACTCGTGGCTGCCTGCTCTCGGGCACGGGAggctgaagcagagctgggccagaGGCGTGGGAAGCAGCGGAGGCTGGCGGAGGAGCTCTCCGAGTGCCAAGAGAGTGTCCGGCAGCTCCGGGATGAGCGGCGCTCTCTGCAGGAGGACAACAACAG gctgcagcactcAGTGAcgctcctgcagcagcagagtgaggaGCAGCGCCTGCTCCTGCAGACCCTGCGTGCGGAGCTGCACGTCTACGAGAGCCTCCCCGGCCCCTCTGCTGAGACACGAGCAG AGCCACATGGGGCAGACGTGCTGCTGAGGAAGAGCGAGGGACCGAAGGGGGCTCACGTCGTTGGCCGTCTGGACACCTACcgagccctggagcagcacatcGTGGAGGGAAAGGCCTTGGCCCGGGAGCTGATGTGTCTCACACGCCCAGCACTCGGGCTGCCCAACTGCTCGCTCCCGGGAAAGGAGGTAAAGCGTGGGCAGCacggggcaggcagcagctgggggccAGACCCTCAGCGCACCGTGCTTGACGTGGCTCCCGAGCCCAGAACCAGCCccgagggctgcagggacagccggAGGCAGGGAGCCTCCAgcccagggaatgctgctggcagtgccttgCTGTGCCGGGCTGAGCACGGCCACTCGCCGGGTGCGGCGGGATGGGGGTGCCCCGGCAGCACCCGCTCCCGCACCCTTCTCCCGCAGGCCCTGGGATGGACGGGCACGGGGCAGGGGCATCTGTGGGGCAGCGCCAGCACCCTGCACGGCATCCTGGAGGAGTGCGTGTCTCTCCTCACTGCCTTCTGGAGCACCGTGCTGCCCgtgagccctgcccagcaccagggcaag GAGCAGGTGCTCCAGGGCGAGATCGCGGCGCTACGGGCCCGGCTCTGCGAGAGGGAggatgctctgcagagcacGGCCAGGCGGCTGcgcagcacagcccagctcaagGACAGCATGGAGCAGTTCATCGTCAGCCAGT TGACCAGGACCCACAGCGTGCTGCGCAAGGCCAGGACAAACCTGGAG GTGAAGGCCCAGCAGGCCCTGCCTGTTGCGTGA